Proteins from a single region of Malaclemys terrapin pileata isolate rMalTer1 chromosome 23, rMalTer1.hap1, whole genome shotgun sequence:
- the RAVER1 gene encoding ribonucleoprotein PTB-binding 1 → MAVVSVSGAASVPSPEPPALEPGLGPDRVPEEELPSLDPAEVRSRLERSSHQFRNRRKVLIRGLPGDVTNQEVHDLLSDYELKYCFVDKYKGTAFVTLLNGEQAESAIQKFHLSQLRDKEISVQLQPTDALLCIANLPQLYTQQQFEELVRPFGNLERCFLVYSEKTGHSKGYGFVEYMKKDSAARAKSELLGKQLGMRTLYVHWTDVNQLTVDLVHSKCLCVGKLPPNYSDLEELRQVFSAVSAPTFCQLAYGQDGQLKGFAVLEYESAEIAEMVQQATDGLPLAGNHVRVSFCAPGPPGRSMLAALIAAQATALNRGKGLLPEPNILQILNSLGNPASIQLLLNPLLHGAVGGKQGILGAPPSMPLMTNPALSTALLQLALQNQSQAQQKPGILGDSPLSSLQHGTLGLATAPAQPGSSLLGELASGGPLPADMTQGHVKSPILPSGGMPLASFPGPVGTDRENSAMGPQVSQLTPSPGTPSTLPGLTTSILGSVISGLQKPKQMENGVSLLGEPPKDFKIPLNPYLNLHSLLPANSLGGGANKAFNLKAGVLGNVSNPRIPQPAMADPSLPSPGLAGDNYAFDYQPDLGSRMYAQSRDHAGPILGGFGHSRHKMSSSPGFERSSLGPPLPPFYSGSPTSYFTSGLQAGLKQSHLNKAVGMPPVGTGDNILGLGPNSHPHGSHSKTPIGGQKRAFSHLLPSPEPSPEGGYVGQHSQGLGGHYADSYLKRKRIF, encoded by the exons ATGGCGGTGGTGTCTGTGTCAGGCGCCGCGTcggtccccagcccggagccccccgcGCTGGAGCCGGGGCTTGGCCCGGACCGAGTCCCCGAGGAGGAGCTGCCCTCGCTGGACCCGGCCGAGGTGCGGAGCCGCCTGGAGCGGAGCTCGCACCAGTTCCGCAACCGCCGCAAGGTCCTGATCCGGGGGCTGCCCGGGGACGTGACCAACCAG GAGGTTCATGATCTGCTGAGCGACTATGAACTGAAGTACTGCTTTGTGGACAAATACAAAGGGACTG CGTTTGTCACCTTGCTGAATGGGGAACAGGCCGAGTCGGCCATCCAGAAATTCCACCTGAGCCAGCTGCGGGACAAGGAGATCTCTGTGCAGCTGCAGCCCACCGACGCCCTCCTGTGCATTGCCAACCTCCCCCAGCTCTACACGCAACAGCAGTTTGAGGAGCTGGTTCGGCCTTTTGGAAACCTGGAGCGCTGCTTCTTGGTGTACAGTGAGAAGACGGGCCACTCCAAAGGCTACGGTTTTGTCGAGTACATGAAAAAGGACTCTGCAGCCAGAGCAAAATCCGAGCTGCTGGGCAAACAGCTGGGGATGCGGACCCTGTATGTTCACTGGACCGATGTCAACCAGCTGACCGTAGACCTGGTTCATTCCAAGTGCCTGTGTGTGGGCAAGTTACCCCCTAACTACAGTGACCTGGAGGAGCTGAGACAGGTCTTCTCAGCCGTCTCTGCCCCGACCTTCTGCCAG CTGGCGTACGGTCAGGATGGCCAGCTGAAAGGCTTTGCAGTCCTGGAGTATGAGTCAGCAGAGATAGCAGAAATGGTCCAGCAGGCCACAGATGGCCTGCCACTCGCTGGGAACCACGTCCGCGTCTCCTTCTGTGCCCCAGGCCCTCCTGGGCGCAGCATGCTGGCCGCCCTGATAGCTGCACAGGCCACG GCGCTTAATCGTGGGAAAGGGCTCCTTCCAGAGCCAAATATCCTTCAGATTCTTAACAGCCTGGGGAACCCCGCTTCGATCCAGCTCTTACTCAACCCCCTACTTCACGGAGCCGTTGGTGGAAAACAGG GAATCCTGGGGGCCCCCCCGTCCATGCCGCTCATGACCAACCCAGCCCTctccacagctcttcttcagctagCTCTGCAGAACCAATCGCAAGCACAGCAG AAACCCGGGATCTTGGGGGACTCTCCTCTCAGTTCTCTACAGCACGGCACCTTGGGGTTGGCGACCGCCCCGGCTCAGCCCGGAAGCTCGCTGCTGGGAGAACTCGCCTCAG ggggtcCTCTGCCTGCTGACATGACACAGGGGCACGTGAAGTCACCGATCCTGCCTTCGGGGGGCATGCCCCTGGCATCCTTCCCGGGACCAGTGGGGACCGATAGAGAGAACTCGGCAATGGGGCCGCAGGTGTCCCAGCTGaccccatctcctgggaccccatcAACCCTGCCGGGCCTCACCACCTCCATCCTGGGATCGGTGATCAGTGGACTTCAGAAACCAAAGCAGATGGAGAACGGG GTCTCGCTGCTGGGAGAGCCGCCCAAAGACTTCAAGATTCCTCTCAACCCTTATTTAAACCTGCACAGCCTTCTTCCTGCAAATAGCCTGGGAG GTGGTGCCAATAAAGCATTTAATCTGAAGGCGGGAGTGCTGGGTAATGTTTCCAATCCCAGAATCCCACAGCCCGCCATGGCCGACCCATCGCTGCCCTCTCCCGGGCTGGCAGGAGACAACTATGCTTTTGACTATCAGCCG GACTTGGGATCCCGAATGTACGCCCAGTCGAGGGACCACGCTGGGCCCATCCTGGGCGGATTTGGACATAGCAGGCACAAG ATGTCTTCATCTCCTGGATTTGAGCGGAGCAGCTTGGGGCCACCCCTGCCGCCCTTCTACTCAGGATCCCCAACCTCCTACTTCACCAGTGGCCTTCAAGCTGGGCTTAAACAAAGCCACCTGAACAAA GCAGTAGGGATGCCACCTGTGGGCACCGGGGACAATATCCTGGGCTTGGGACCAAACAGCCATCCCCACGGCTCCCACTCCAAG ACTCCGATCGGGGGCCAGAAACGGGccttctcccacctgctgccatccccagagcccagcccggAGGGCGGCTACGTCGGACAGCATTCTCAGGGCCTGGGAGGGCACTATGCAGACTCCTACCTGAAGCGGAAGAGGATATTTTAA